In one Nitrospinota bacterium genomic region, the following are encoded:
- a CDS encoding NUDIX hydrolase, giving the protein MITDKPLRYCPYCGSSLRRSLLPGDPRARLVCSSCDAIIYENPRPVVAAVIEEGGKVLLARRAKGARAGRWDLPGGFVELDETAEEALAREVREEVGCEIRLHEVLGVFREAAGTYGPSLNIHIRASPLGEPHPTDEVSEVGWFGPDELPPAEEFAFENDIAALERWKALPPLEEP; this is encoded by the coding sequence GTGATTACGGACAAACCCTTACGCTATTGTCCCTACTGCGGATCCTCCCTGAGACGAAGCCTTCTCCCCGGTGACCCGCGAGCCCGCCTCGTCTGCTCTTCCTGCGACGCCATCATATATGAGAACCCCCGGCCCGTGGTGGCTGCCGTTATAGAGGAAGGCGGCAAGGTGCTCCTCGCCCGTAGGGCAAAGGGGGCCCGCGCGGGGAGGTGGGATTTGCCCGGAGGGTTCGTGGAATTGGACGAAACAGCTGAGGAAGCCCTGGCCCGAGAGGTCCGAGAGGAGGTGGGCTGTGAAATTCGCCTCCACGAGGTGCTAGGAGTGTTCCGCGAGGCGGCAGGCACCTACGGACCCTCCCTCAATATCCACATCAGGGCTTCACCACTGGGCGAGCCTCACCCGACGGACGAGGTGAGCGAAGTCGGCTGGTTCGGCCCGGACGAACTGCCTCCAGCGGAGGAGTTCGCATTTGAGAACGACATCGCGGCCCTAGAGCGCTGGAAGGCCCTTCCCCCCCTGGAGGAGCCTTAG
- a CDS encoding HAD family phosphatase, which produces MKWKERTSTMIEAIIFDMDGLMVNSEELWEETERLYFESKGHTYSSEFDGLLMGRKKEESAAVIKERLGLEDSIQAIIAERYDIIRKLCHERLELMPGFSALLESLVERQVPIALASSSPMDQIHFVLNRFDLYRHFPIIVSGDMVSRGKPAPDIYLMTAELLVKEPSVCLALEDTINGARAAKAAGMICLAVPDMRQRGLDFSMADAEFASLTELDADTILSFQPTAR; this is translated from the coding sequence ATGAAGTGGAAGGAGCGGACCTCTACGATGATAGAAGCGATCATTTTTGACATGGACGGGTTGATGGTCAACAGCGAGGAGCTTTGGGAAGAAACCGAACGGCTCTACTTCGAAAGCAAGGGCCATACTTACAGCAGCGAGTTCGACGGCCTTCTCATGGGACGCAAGAAGGAGGAGAGCGCAGCTGTCATCAAAGAGCGGCTTGGGTTGGAAGACTCCATTCAGGCGATTATCGCCGAGCGCTACGACATTATACGAAAGCTCTGCCACGAACGATTGGAGCTTATGCCCGGGTTTTCGGCGCTGTTAGAATCCCTCGTGGAGCGCCAAGTGCCAATCGCCCTTGCTTCGTCTTCCCCGATGGACCAGATCCACTTCGTCTTAAACCGGTTTGACCTATACCGTCATTTCCCCATCATTGTCTCCGGAGACATGGTCTCCCGTGGTAAACCCGCTCCCGATATTTATCTCATGACTGCCGAGCTGCTCGTTAAAGAGCCTTCGGTTTGCCTGGCCCTGGAGGACACCATCAACGGGGCCCGCGCAGCGAAGGCTGCCGGCATGATCTGCCTCGCGGTCCCAGACATGCGTCAGAGGGGGCTCGATTTCTCCATGGCCGACGCCGAATTTGCAAGCCTTACGGAGCTCGACGCCGACACTATCCTATCGTTCCAGCCCACGGCGAGGTGA
- a CDS encoding DUF3568 family protein yields the protein MRRISVVLLVALLSTGCAVAVLATGAGLGAGTYAWFKGELKRTYPATYDAVWIAAHDSLQSLEMPVVGERRDALKGTIMAKRANGADVRVDVKYLTETTTQVAIRVGLIGDRPVSTRIHETIQTRL from the coding sequence ATGCGTCGAATTAGCGTTGTCCTTCTAGTGGCTCTGTTATCTACAGGGTGCGCAGTGGCGGTCCTCGCCACGGGCGCTGGATTAGGGGCCGGCACCTACGCATGGTTTAAGGGAGAACTTAAACGCACATATCCCGCCACGTACGATGCCGTTTGGATTGCCGCACATGATTCCCTCCAATCCCTTGAGATGCCGGTGGTTGGCGAGAGGAGGGACGCCTTGAAAGGGACCATTATGGCCAAGAGGGCGAACGGTGCTGACGTTCGCGTTGATGTAAAATATCTTACTGAAACGACAACCCAAGTGGCCATTCGAGTTGGCCTCATTGGAGACCGGCCCGTCTCGACGCGGATCCATGAGACCATCCAGACCAGACTCTAG
- a CDS encoding chloride channel protein — MPRFDRLLVRTRFTEHTVMVLCGVVIGVLGGLGAVGFRFLIRLFQRLFFGPGLNLLEFVWALPWYHKLLAPAIGGAVVGPIIYFFAREAKGHGVPEVMEAVVMRGGVIRPRVVGVKALVSALTIGCGGSVGREGPIVQIGSAIGSTLGQLLKVSGERMRTFVGCGAAAGIAATFNAPIAGAMFSVEIILGDFALARFSPIVISSVVATVVSRHFLGDFPALQAPPYRLVHAFELLPYLILGLAAGLVAYLFIYLLYRCEDLFDASPLPEAARPAIGGLLIGAIALAFPHIYGVGYETITLSLREQAPFLLLLTLVFIKVLATSLTIGSGQSGGIFAPSLFIGAMTGGAVGTLVHRLFPSITATSGAYALVGMGAVVAATTHAPITAIIIVFEMTGSYTIILPLMVACIIATIVTTSLSRESIYTLKIARRGLSIVAGREVSVMKALRVNEVMTDRMHTFYEGTPLSTLLEEALSSPCSYFPVVDGKGNMTGIFSLQDLRMVLMEDVAALGPLIVARDIATTDGLITVTPEDDLDLVFQKFGQKNIEEIPVVSPEEPSRVIAMVRRKDVIEAYNKEILRRTATQA; from the coding sequence ATGCCCCGTTTCGACCGCCTCCTTGTCCGAACCCGCTTCACCGAACATACGGTAATGGTCTTATGTGGCGTGGTCATAGGAGTTCTGGGCGGCCTGGGAGCTGTTGGCTTCCGCTTCCTCATACGCCTCTTTCAGCGCCTCTTCTTCGGACCCGGCTTAAACCTTCTCGAGTTCGTCTGGGCCCTTCCCTGGTACCACAAGCTCCTGGCTCCCGCCATTGGGGGGGCGGTCGTTGGCCCCATCATTTACTTCTTCGCCCGAGAGGCCAAGGGCCACGGGGTGCCAGAGGTCATGGAGGCGGTAGTCATGCGAGGAGGGGTCATTCGGCCGCGGGTCGTAGGGGTAAAGGCCCTAGTCAGCGCTCTGACCATCGGCTGCGGGGGCAGCGTGGGCCGCGAGGGACCCATCGTCCAGATCGGATCGGCCATCGGATCGACCCTGGGCCAGCTCCTCAAGGTCAGCGGCGAGCGGATGCGTACCTTCGTCGGCTGCGGGGCTGCTGCGGGCATCGCTGCCACCTTCAATGCCCCCATCGCCGGAGCTATGTTCAGCGTGGAGATTATCCTCGGCGACTTCGCTCTGGCCCGCTTCAGCCCCATCGTCATCTCCAGTGTTGTCGCCACCGTCGTAAGCCGCCACTTCCTCGGAGACTTTCCCGCCTTACAGGCGCCCCCCTACCGTCTCGTCCATGCCTTCGAGCTGCTCCCCTATCTCATCCTTGGCCTTGCGGCCGGCCTGGTGGCCTACCTCTTCATCTATCTCCTTTACCGATGCGAGGACCTCTTCGATGCCTCGCCTCTGCCCGAGGCGGCTCGACCCGCCATCGGGGGGCTGCTCATCGGCGCGATAGCCCTGGCCTTCCCCCACATCTACGGGGTTGGCTACGAGACCATCACCCTGTCCCTCCGGGAGCAGGCTCCCTTCCTGCTGTTACTGACCCTCGTCTTCATCAAGGTGCTGGCCACATCCCTCACCATCGGCTCGGGCCAGTCGGGCGGCATCTTCGCCCCCTCCCTCTTCATAGGAGCCATGACGGGCGGGGCCGTCGGTACCTTGGTCCATCGCCTCTTTCCCTCCATAACGGCCACCTCAGGGGCCTACGCGCTGGTGGGCATGGGGGCGGTGGTGGCCGCTACCACCCACGCCCCCATCACCGCCATCATCATCGTCTTCGAGATGACGGGCTCTTACACCATCATCCTTCCTCTCATGGTCGCTTGCATTATCGCCACCATCGTTACGACCTCCCTCAGCCGTGAGAGCATCTACACCCTGAAGATCGCCCGCCGGGGGCTGTCCATCGTAGCGGGCCGAGAGGTCAGCGTGATGAAAGCCCTCCGGGTAAACGAGGTCATGACCGATCGGATGCACACTTTCTACGAGGGTACCCCCTTGTCGACCCTATTGGAGGAAGCCCTCAGCAGCCCCTGTTCCTACTTCCCCGTGGTGGACGGTAAGGGCAATATGACGGGCATCTTCAGCCTTCAAGACCTCCGGATGGTTCTCATGGAGGACGTCGCCGCTCTGGGACCGCTCATAGTGGCCAGAGACATCGCCACCACCGATGGGCTCATCACAGTTACGCCTGAAGACGACTTGGACTTGGTATTTCAGAAGTTCGGCCAGAAAAACATCGAGGAAATCCCTGTCGTGAGCCCCGAGGAGCCCTCACGGGTCATAGCGATGGTTCGGCGCAAAGACGTAATCGAGGCTTACAACAAGGAGATTCTGCGGCGAACCGCCACACAGGCCTAA